One Eptesicus fuscus isolate TK198812 chromosome 11, DD_ASM_mEF_20220401, whole genome shotgun sequence genomic region harbors:
- the LOC114230423 gene encoding nucleolin-like, whose amino-acid sequence MVKLAKAGKNQGESKKMAPPPKEVEEDSEDEEMSDKEDESSGEEVIIPQIKVKKATTPGKKVMVPPTKKIAVATPGKKAAFTPAKSLATPGKTGGTPGKSLVATPGQGAATPAKGAKNTKKEDSDEDNDDSEEEEHDEENEDEFQPAVKKAAAAAVTASDDEDDDEEDDSEEEPMEIAQAKGKKAPIKAIPVKAKSTAEDEDEEDEEEEEEEPVKEAPGKGKKKMAKQKAAPEAKKQKVEATEPTTAFNLFVGNLNSSKSAPELKTGISDVFAKNDLAVVDVRIGVSRKFGYVDFESAEDLEKALELTGLKVFGNEIKLEKPKGKDSKKDV is encoded by the exons GCTGGTAAAAATCAAGGTGAGTCCAAGAAAATGGCTCCTCCTCCAAAAGAGGTAGAAGAAGATAGTGAAGATGAGGAAATGTCAGATAAAGAAGATGAAAGCAGTGGAGAAGAG gTTATCATTCCTCAGATAAAAGTCAAGAAGGCTACAACTCCAGGAAAGAAGGTGATGGTTCCCCCAACAAAAAAGATTGCAGTTGCCACCCCTGGCAAAAAGGCAGCATTTACACCAGCCAAATCATTAGCCACACCTGGTAAGACGGGAGGCACACCAGGTAAATCATTGGTAGCAACCCCTGGACAGGGAGCAGCCACCCCAGCCAAGGGAGCAAAGAACACCAAGAAGGAAGATAGTGATGAGGATAATGATGACAGTGAAGAGGAGGAGCATGACGAGGAGAATGAGGATGAATTTCAGCCAGCAGTGAagaaagctgctgctgctgctgttactGCCTCagatgatgaggatgatgatgaagaagatg ACTCTGAAGAAGAACCTATGGAGATTGCACAAGCCAAAGGCAAGAAAGCTCCCATAAAAGCTATTCCTGTGAAGGCTAAGAGCACAGCTGAGGATGAAGatgaagaggatgaggaagaggaggaggaag AACCTGTCAAAGAAGCacctggaaaaggaaagaagaaaatggccAAACAGAAGGCTGCTCCTGAGGCCAAGAAACAGAAAGTGGAAG CCACAGAACCAACTACGGCTTTCAATCTCTTTGTTGGAAACCTGAACTCTAGCAAGTCTGCTCCTGAATTAAAAACGGGTATCAGTGATGTTTTTGCTAAAAACGATCTTGCTGTTGTGGATGTCAGAATTGGTGTGTCCAG GAAGTTTGGCTATGTGGATTTTGAATCTGCTGAGGACCTGGAAAAAGCCTTAGAACTCACTGGTTTAAAAGTCTTTGGCAATGAAattaaactagaaaaaccaaAGGGAAAAGACAGTAAAAAAG atgtttaa
- the LOC129150678 gene encoding 60S ribosomal protein L28-like: MVQNCSSFLIKRNKQTYSTEPNNLKAHNSFHYNGLMHHKMVGVEPAPNGKGVMVIMKRRTSHIRHMIRKNKYHPDLRMSSAVLCSQKPMMVKRKQARPTKSS, from the exons ATGGTGCAGAACTGCTCCAGCTTCCTGATCAAGAGGAACAAGCAGACGTATAGCACCGAACCCAATAATCTGAAGGCCCACAACTCCTTTCACTACAATGGGTTGATGCACCACAAGATGGTGGGCGTGGAGCCGGCTCCCAACGGCAAAGGGGTGATGGTCATCATGAAGCGAAGAACCAGCCA CATCCGGCACATGATCCGCAAGAACAAGTACCACCCGGATCTGCGCATGTCCAGTGCCGTCTTGTGCAGCCAGAAGCCCATGATGGTGAAGAGGAAGCAGGCCCGCCCTACCAAGAGCTCCTGA